Below is a genomic region from Ictalurus punctatus breed USDA103 chromosome 12, Coco_2.0, whole genome shotgun sequence.
AAACAATATGTAATGacactaaaactactactactactaataataataataataataagaataatattatgtggagtcacatgggccaggaatcgaactgccatccgtacgattagtggacaacccgcgctaccacctgagccacagccactaataataataataataataataataataataataataataatcatcatcatcatcatcatcatcatcatcatcatcgtcatcatcatcaccatcatcaccaccacgaTGGTTGCTTGGACgtgtctccatgaagagtgatgtgTCTGAgtatttctgtaaaatataaTAGAAAATGGAGACTCTTTATATGAACACAGGCACTGATTATTTACCATAAATCATATAACTGACGTTacagtgtttattaataataataatcaaaatcagcgttttcctcaatttaaacattttacctcCCAAAATCATGTCAGTAGGTCTACTGATAACTAAATTGTCCCTACAGGTGATGGACTGAATCTCATCCACAGTGTAGTATAATTCTGGATAGAGTTACAGATTTTTATACCTGTGAACCTTTCTAGCaggtttttataataataattatctgtatttgcatttaggacacattatctgttcattatGAATGATGTCCTCATGTactgttaaaaccataatgaccatatacagtcccctccacaagtattggaacagcgagGCCAATTCTTGCacttttgctatacactgaagacatttgggttggagataaaagatgaatgagacaatagaccagaatttcagctttcatttcctgcatgataaagtgccatgttctaagttatttaacacatctagatgtaaataatagaaaaacaaaatcttgaAAACCTACAATTAAAATGGGTACATTTTTTCTCCAGGTCCGCAATGTTGGTGATGTTGTATTTAGCACTGTGTTTTCTAAATATTAATGCCCTTACTACAATTATTTTACTAGAATTAGGGCTAAAGTTTAGACTACAGTGTTAAAGTGGTGAAAGTTATTGTCTTTAACAGCTACAGTTTTTATTCCCAGTGTTCTACAGAAGTCAGgagacagaagagaaaagaacatCACAGCTACAGGGTAAGATCAAACCCAACAACATGACTGTGACACTGACGCGCTGGTATTATAAACATCTCTGCTGTTATTTCCTGCAGAGTGATTAGATTATAGAAAACATTCCGTAGAATAAGGCAAATACACAGTGAGAACATCATAAAGAATAGTTATCTGTGGTAACCAGTCcgaaaaaaatgtgatcttaaaCTCTAATAATTAGACCCTATGTCTCACCATGTCTTTTTACTTCACCGTCACAGACACGACCCAGAACCTGCTGCTGTAAATGAATTccagaaaatgttcaaattaaatctgATGAAGAAATTTCAGTGTTTAAATGGAGTGCTGATAAACCTGGAAAACCGAACActcctgaatgagatctacacagagctgttcatcacagagggagacagtggagacgtcaataaagaacatgaggtgagacagatcgaGGCAGTATCCAggagaacaacaacagaggaaacaccaaTCAAATGCAATGACATCTTTAAGGCGTTACCTGATCAAGACGAAcccatcagaactgtgctgacaaagggagtctctggcattggaaaaacagtctctgtgcagaagttcattctggactgggctgaagggaaaGCAAATCAGGATGTCCACCTCATTTTTccacttcctttcagagagctgaatTTGATGAAGGACCAGAAACTGAGTCTGATGGATctccttcatgtctgttttaaggagacaaaagaaacagaaatgtccagtttggaaaaggttctgttcatttttgatgGATTGGATGAGTATCGTTTTCCTCTGGATTTCcagaacacagagagagtgtgtgatgtaactgaatcagcatcagtgcttgtgctgctgataaacctgattaaagggaatctgcttccctctgctctcatctggatcacctcccgaccagcagcagctgatcaaatcccctctgagtgtgtccatcgagtcacagaggtacgagggttcagtgacCTACAAAAGGAAGattacttcaggaagaggatcagtgatcagagcctggccaataacatcatcacacacctgaagtcattaagaagcctctacatcatgtgccacatcccagtcttctgctggatttcaaccactgttctagagagaatgttggatgaagcagagagtggagagatccccaagactctgactcaaatgtacacacatttcCTCATCATTCAGACAAACATCATAAGAGAAAAGTACTCAAAGAAGCAGGAGAGTGGTGAAGAAATGCTTCTCAATCTGGGACAACTGGCTTTTGAGGAGCTGAAGAAAggcaacctgatcttctatgaggaagacctgagagggtgtggcattgatgtgagagaagcagcagtgtactcaggtgtgtgtactcAGATCTTCAGAGAAGAGTTTGgacttcaccagagtaaagtgTACTGCTTTGTTCATCTGAGCATTCAGGAGCATCTCGCAGCTCTCTATGTGCACCTGACATTcatgatggaaaagaaaaatgttcttAATCAGTTCTCTGACCAGTTGACTGAGGAAATTACAATCTCAGCTGTCCACAAGAGTGCTGTAAATCAGGCCTTAAAGAATCAGACTGGACATCTGGATCTTTTCCTCCGCtttcttctgggtctctcactggagtccaatcagaacCTCTTACATACCTTAGTAACACATACAGGAAGTAGCTCCCAGACAGGACAGAGcaacacagtacagtacattaagATGAAGATTAATGAAGATCTTCctacagagaaatccatcaatctgttccactgtctgaatgaactggggGACAATTCTCTAGTGGAGGAAATCCAACACTAcctgaaatctggaaaacaaagtGAACTCTCTTCTTCACAGTGGTCTGCTCTGGTGTTTGTCTTACTGACATCAGCAGAGGAACTGGAGGAATTTGACCTGAATAAATATATCTCTACAGATAAAATAAGAGATGAGATTCTTGTGAAGGTGATGCCTGTGATTGCAGCATCCAGAAAAGCAATGTAAGTAAATCTGAATAGAACTCTTCTACTGTTACAGTGTTAAGAgaacaaatcaaatgtcttAGCTGTTCAGATGAATCTAACTCTACAATGAATCTAcaatgtgtgtgatgatgtacgCAGCTGAAAACTCCCACCAAGCCGAATCTGAACAGCTCTGACTGTGTGGGACTTTTGTCTAACTGATGTTTGTGCTTTTGAAACTGAGAAGTCGCAGTGAAAGGTTTGAGGACTTGTTTGATAATTTGCATTACTGTTagtttattatgtattatttcctTCAGTATCAGGTGTGATACAATTCAAGAACGTGGTTGGTCTGCTCTGGCCTCAGTGCTCAGCTCAGAAATCTCCAATCTGAGAGAACTGCATCTGACTGTGGATACACTGGATCTGACTGGGAATACACTGGATCTGACTGAGAGTaatctaggagactcaggagtgaagtgtctctctgctctactggagaatcctcattGTAAAGTAAAAAATCTGAAGTAAGATCATCCCTCTGAGAGACACAGTACCTCACTAAAAGCTGCAGTTAATAGTTGTGCAGTTCTGCTTTTTCAGTTAAATCAATACAAAATACAGAACAAATATATTAGTCATTAAACATATCACTTgtgcaataatagtaataattaaatgcacttagatatgtgtataaaaatacatttaaacagagaataaataaaaaaaaacctgactcATTACTTTTAGCATAAACCATCAATAGTTTTACACCATAATTGTCAGTGGTAATAATACCTTGTGATTGGACAAAAGAAGGGACAATATAACagacacatcatctttacagtacgttttaaatcaaaatgaaaatgtgttgatgaagagtgtgtcattgtgtctctgcaggttgtaTGATTGTGATAtttcagatgaaggctgtgctgctctggcttcagctctgagatcaaacccctcacacctgagagaactggagctgtttatgaataaactcggagactcaggagtgaagtgtctctctgctggactggagaatcctcactgtaatctggagatactgaagtaagatcatctctctgagagtcacatgacctgctcctcagtaagacacattctctaatagtgagactgaagcagaggttttaggttcatcatcaatgtcctgaggaggaagattgtttcttttcactgcacactgatgatctgtcacagagtctttgggtcagatgtacgtatgtgagaagctgcagcacaaaacgtgacttgatgcgactgcaatgtgtctaaaattactgtgaaatttactacaacgttgtaactaatcacacaaacggcagctcagacacaaactaaatacactgtgtgtgatgcagggttTAAAAGCAGCAGGGAAATGGTGCAAATGATctcaaaataaagaatttttaaataaaaatgagaagtTAATGTCATAGAACagaaatggtaaaaaaaaaaaaaaaatgaaacatttgatttttaaataaaaatgattcacTATGaaaagggttgccagatctgcttTACAGAAGCAGCCTAATGGACTTCACTATAAATTTATCAGTCTCacacttacttacttttttccctctgggGAACACAGGCCACTGACGACCTTCCACCACCTTTCACAGTTGTTCACTAATCTCTCCAGTTGTTTTCACTCCTTTAGACCTATCAACGCCCaaagtattattttaatgactttgGGGGTCATTTTTagatcttttagtaaagttgtgtgtaaatgtttacgTGAGTCAAACCCAACTCGAATTTTCcaccagatttacaaaagtctctgaaagtctgattttcttcgtactcgctttaatgattagttttatttgtcttaatttattgtttgtattggctcacttttttaatatttttaaataaatgtcaataatataaaacatctgATATTCACAAATTTTATCAGTAGTGCTCTTAGTCCCTGATCTAGTGAACTaacatgaggatgtgtttttgatagaaactCAAACACTtctataagtcgctctggataaaggggtctgctaaacgctgtaaacatgtttaaaatatttttatatttttaaaatgataatttatACTCAACAGAATATTCCAGATAtaatattacagtaatccatgcaGATTATAAGTTAAGGCAAAATTATAATGGTTAAGTctatgggttactgatcagaaggttgggcccttgagcaaggcccttaaccctatctgctccaggggaactgtatcatggctgatcctgcgctctgacccaaacttcctaacaagctgggaaatgtgaagaaaagaatttcactgtgctgtaatgtatatgtgacaaataaaggtttcttcttaagtataaatgtacacacactcaggagcacgagtagaatACGAATTAAGAGGATTTTCATGAaaaccaaatttcttgtgtaaacgctcgtacaaacgatttacacacaaacccgttcatatccagttttataaatgaggcacattgttaattagaataaacagatgatattaaatcctcatgtcattctgaataataaaatcccacacatcatctttaatgtaatgaaaatgtgttgatgaagagtgtgtcattgtgtctctgcaggttgtgtgattgtgatatctcagatgaaggctgtgctgctctggcttcagcgctgagatcaaacccctcacacctgagagaactgcaGCTGTCTCTGAATagactaggagactcaggagtgaagtgtctctctgctggactggagaatcctcactgtaaactggagatactgaagtaagatcatctctctgagagtcacatgacctgctcctcagtaagacacattctctaatagtgagactgaagcagaggttttaggttcatcagcaatgtcctgaggaggaagattgtttcttttcactgcacactgatgatctgtcacagagtctttgggtcaATAAAAGGGTCTGCTAAATGCAGTAAACATGTTGAAAATGATCAATTTAAACTCACATGAATATTCCAGATAtaatattacagtaatccatgcaaattatgAGTTAAGGCAAAATTATAATGGTTAAGTctatgggttactgatcagaaggttgggcccttgagcaaggcccttaaccctatctgctccaggggaactgtatcatggctgatcctgcgctctgacccaaacttcctaacaagctgggaaatgtgaagaaaagaatttcactgtgctgtaatgtatatgtgataaataaaggtttcttcttatgtataaatgtacacacactcaggagcacgagtagatTACGAATTAagaggattttcatgaataccaaatttcttgtgtaaacgctcgtacaaacgatttacacacaaacccgttcatatccagttttataaatgagacACATTGTTAATTAACagatgatattaaatcctcatgtcattctgaataataaaatcccacacatcatctttaatgtaatgaaaatatgttgatgaagagtgtgtcattgtgtctctgcaggttggAGGAGTGTgatatctcagatgaaggctgtgctgctctgacttcagctctgagatcaaacccctcacacctgagagaactggatctgtctaTGAATaatctaggagactcaggagtgaagtgtctctctgctgtactggagaatcctcactgtaaactggagatactgaggtaagatcatctctctgagagtagtgaaaacacacacaatatgcacTATAATGCGTCAAAACTAGGGAtacaactaacgattattttcataatcgatttgGTTGActgattatttgtttattta
It encodes:
- the LOC128634044 gene encoding NACHT, LRR and PYD domains-containing protein 12; amino-acid sequence: METPDLDTDDVTPPSKNHKLQRKRSDSPEPSCVSMKSDESMHSPLYFKNGNPSSGHSKLQRKRSDSPERSCVSMKSDVSMDSPKNFRDRDSSSVHSVLQKSGDRREKNITATGHDPEPAAVNEFQKMFKLNLMKKFQCLNGVLINLENRTLLNEIYTELFITEGDSGDVNKEHEVRQIEAVSRRTTTEETPIKCNDIFKALPDQDEPIRTVLTKGVSGIGKTVSVQKFILDWAEGKANQDVHLIFPLPFRELNLMKDQKLSLMDLLHVCFKETKETEMSSLEKVLFIFDGLDEYRFPLDFQNTERVCDVTESASVLVLLINLIKGNLLPSALIWITSRPAAADQIPSECVHRVTEVRGFSDLQKEDYFRKRISDQSLANNIITHLKSLRSLYIMCHIPVFCWISTTVLERMLDEAESGEIPKTLTQMYTHFLIIQTNIIREKYSKKQESGEEMLLNLGQLAFEELKKGNLIFYEEDLRGCGIDVREAAVYSGVCTQIFREEFGLHQSKVYCFVHLSIQEHLAALYVHLTFMMEKKNVLNQFSDQLTEEITISAVHKSAVNQALKNQTGHLDLFLRFLLGLSLESNQNLLHTLVTHTGSSSQTGQSNTVQYIKMKINEDLPTEKSINLFHCLNELGDNSLVEEIQHYLKSGKQSELSSSQWSALVFVLLTSAEELEEFDLNKYISTDKIRDEILVKVMPVIAASRKAIIRCDTIQERGWSALASVLSSEISNLRELHLTVDTLDLTGNTLDLTESNLGDSGVKCLSALLENPHCKVKNLKLYDCDISDEGCAALASALRSNPSHLRELELFMNKLGDSGVKCLSAGLENPHCNLEILKLCDCDISDEGCAALASALRSNPSHLRELQLSLNRLGDSGVKCLSAGLENPHCKLEILKLEECDISDEGCAALTSALRSNPSHLRELDLSMNNLGDSGVKCLSAVLENPHCKLEILRLSNCGVSDEGCTALASALRSNPSHLRELHLSLNNLGDSGMKCLSAVLENPHCKLEILKLRYCGVSDEGCAALASALRSNPSHLRELDLYENKLGDSGVKCLSALKNDEHYKLQSLILYTSDH